In Aegilops tauschii subsp. strangulata cultivar AL8/78 chromosome 3, Aet v6.0, whole genome shotgun sequence, one genomic interval encodes:
- the LOC123497854 gene encoding uncharacterized protein isoform X2, protein MFTQVRALSMEASVAAAASHTAEVSGLNQSLERAEEELGQLKMQLGEKQGMMTEVEALKKVVAEAEEKAATEQALREKHEARVIKAEQELQEAVKKCETLEQSLTEKESELTKAHQATSDARGETQSALQGIQEARKISVGVFAELPRSIADAAQFYRAEERNTADKLFWSQYLAPNYPVPFADQLKQLIELHKAVELAMKDLIIRLWPAEPIPNSYFRLVKRLVSACPDLMSSSGRSA, encoded by the exons gcgtctgtagcggctgctgcctccCATACCGcggaagtctccggactgaatcaaagtctggagcgggccgaagaagaacttggccagttgaaaatgcagttgggagaGAAACAAG GgatgatgaccgaagtcgaggctcttaagaaagttgtggccgaggccgaggaaaaggcagccacagagcaggccctccgtgagaagcacgaggccagggttattaaagctgagcaggaactacaagaggccgtgaagaaatgcgagaccttggagcagagtttaacggagaaagaatccgaactcaccaaggcgcatcaggccacgagcgatgcccggggggaaacccaaagcgccctgcaggggatccaagaggcgaggaagatttCCGTGG gggtgtttgcggagctgccccgcagcatagcggatgccgcccaattctaccgggccgaagaaaggaacactgcggataagctcttctggtcgcagtatttggcaccgaattatccggtgccttttgccgatcaactgaagcagctgatcgaactgcataaggcagTGGAattagccatgaaggatttgattatccggctatggcccgccgagccaATTCCAAACAGTTACTtcaggctcgtgaagcggcttgtaagcgcttgccccgacttgatgtcatcaagcggtcggtctgcataa
- the LOC123497854 gene encoding uncharacterized protein isoform X1, translating to MGVVIEKIQSAESGLNGACISLIKGFEASVAAAASHTAEVSGLNQSLERAEEELGQLKMQLGEKQGMMTEVEALKKVVAEAEEKAATEQALREKHEARVIKAEQELQEAVKKCETLEQSLTEKESELTKAHQATSDARGETQSALQGIQEARKISVGVFAELPRSIADAAQFYRAEERNTADKLFWSQYLAPNYPVPFADQLKQLIELHKAVELAMKDLIIRLWPAEPIPNSYFRLVKRLVSACPDLMSSSGRSA from the exons ATGGGTgtggtgattgagaagattcagtctgctgagagtggactgaatggagcctgtatcagccttataaaaggttttgag gcgtctgtagcggctgctgcctccCATACCGcggaagtctccggactgaatcaaagtctggagcgggccgaagaagaacttggccagttgaaaatgcagttgggagaGAAACAAG GgatgatgaccgaagtcgaggctcttaagaaagttgtggccgaggccgaggaaaaggcagccacagagcaggccctccgtgagaagcacgaggccagggttattaaagctgagcaggaactacaagaggccgtgaagaaatgcgagaccttggagcagagtttaacggagaaagaatccgaactcaccaaggcgcatcaggccacgagcgatgcccggggggaaacccaaagcgccctgcaggggatccaagaggcgaggaagatttCCGTGG gggtgtttgcggagctgccccgcagcatagcggatgccgcccaattctaccgggccgaagaaaggaacactgcggataagctcttctggtcgcagtatttggcaccgaattatccggtgccttttgccgatcaactgaagcagctgatcgaactgcataaggcagTGGAattagccatgaaggatttgattatccggctatggcccgccgagccaATTCCAAACAGTTACTtcaggctcgtgaagcggcttgtaagcgcttgccccgacttgatgtcatcaagcggtcggtctgcataa